A single Pirellulaceae bacterium DNA region contains:
- a CDS encoding penicillin acylase family protein — protein sequence MKFAANVLNRKGLCCLATLAWCVSCLSTMTSRAAEADAVSLPGLSAPVQVYLDQYAIPHVYAGSWTDAARVMGYLHASGRLWQMDMLRRQASGNLAEIMGPDGLPADTLMRQLGIRRDCEALWKSNDIPDAMRAELEAYAAGVNHRIAELGKDGLPMAFQAMGYAPAPWSPVDSLVFSKYMGWDQSGTMDDLWFGSVVEKMGATALEQLWPLDRPYEQSTISVQSSRATSLGSAAFLNPASSSSTRAGDSHNIGYQPPSENEVGGEGLSQTYLNLFDRLNNIGWFGRGSSFGSNNWAVDGSKTQSGKPMVCSDPHLGFSIPSIWYTAHINVGDQNVAGVTFPGSHTVVIGHNDHIAWGLTNMQADAVDYYIETVDPQNPRRYLHRGQWKEMTRIVESIPVRGSESHELVIDSTVHGPVVHQQPATISLCWTGLGPTTDPVAFWELSRARDLNGYLSALDKLQVPAMNIVYGDVYGNIAMHCCGRLPLRTRGQGRTPMDGSTGLNDWNGWIARDQLPLSINPPEHFVASANGRPHPLGYPHYLGWMWDPSYRTRRIKNVLTEAKSLTIETMKPIQYDHFDGAASQFLPAMLPALKDRLDAKANPQLLAAAAAALRDWDYMAGTDAIGPTIWLHWLEKYRDNVWQDEWPELGIEPQGGSWGFCGDNRREPMLEVLEYLTREMPESVWFDDRRTAERENRDIILRRSFVEAVESLAARFGTDLNQWQWQNINVLKIESLSGVADLNVDGGPVVGTSFTLNPGGNVGHVGGGASWRMIVDFGKVSSSVGVYPGGQSEDPASAHYADQVPLWATGQYTPLNMHTRPADLPVAAKTKVISFK from the coding sequence ATGAAATTCGCCGCCAATGTTCTTAACCGAAAAGGTCTGTGCTGCCTGGCTACCCTTGCCTGGTGCGTGAGTTGCTTGAGCACTATGACATCGCGGGCGGCTGAAGCCGACGCTGTCTCGTTGCCTGGTCTGTCTGCGCCGGTGCAGGTTTACCTGGACCAATATGCGATACCGCATGTTTATGCTGGCAGCTGGACCGATGCGGCGCGAGTGATGGGGTATCTGCACGCCAGCGGGCGGCTGTGGCAAATGGATATGCTGCGCCGACAAGCCTCGGGTAATCTAGCTGAAATAATGGGGCCTGACGGATTGCCAGCCGATACTCTGATGCGGCAACTTGGAATTCGACGAGATTGCGAAGCGCTCTGGAAGTCAAATGATATTCCTGATGCGATGCGAGCCGAGCTTGAAGCGTACGCGGCCGGCGTGAATCACCGAATTGCCGAATTAGGAAAAGACGGGTTGCCGATGGCGTTTCAGGCGATGGGGTATGCACCCGCGCCGTGGTCGCCGGTCGATTCGCTGGTGTTCAGCAAGTATATGGGCTGGGACCAGTCGGGGACTATGGACGATCTATGGTTTGGCAGTGTCGTTGAAAAAATGGGAGCCACCGCGCTGGAGCAACTTTGGCCGCTGGATCGTCCCTACGAGCAATCGACGATCAGTGTGCAATCCAGCCGCGCCACGTCGCTTGGGTCGGCCGCGTTTCTCAATCCAGCCAGCTCATCAAGCACCAGGGCAGGTGATTCGCATAATATCGGGTATCAACCCCCGTCGGAGAACGAGGTTGGAGGTGAGGGGCTCTCGCAAACCTACCTCAATCTCTTTGATCGCCTGAATAACATTGGCTGGTTTGGTCGCGGCAGCAGTTTTGGTAGCAACAACTGGGCCGTGGACGGATCGAAGACCCAGTCTGGGAAGCCAATGGTGTGCAGCGATCCGCACTTGGGATTTAGCATTCCCAGTATTTGGTATACGGCGCATATCAATGTTGGCGATCAGAACGTGGCTGGCGTGACGTTCCCCGGTTCGCACACTGTTGTTATTGGCCATAACGACCATATCGCCTGGGGGTTGACCAACATGCAGGCCGATGCGGTTGACTACTACATTGAAACTGTCGATCCGCAGAATCCCCGTCGCTACCTGCATCGTGGCCAATGGAAAGAGATGACGCGCATCGTCGAGAGTATTCCAGTGCGTGGCTCTGAGTCGCACGAACTGGTGATCGACAGCACGGTGCATGGGCCAGTGGTCCATCAGCAGCCAGCGACTATTTCGCTGTGTTGGACCGGATTGGGGCCAACGACCGATCCCGTTGCGTTTTGGGAGTTGTCGCGGGCTCGTGATCTAAACGGGTATTTGTCGGCATTGGATAAACTGCAGGTACCTGCGATGAACATTGTGTACGGCGATGTGTATGGCAATATCGCTATGCACTGCTGCGGACGTCTGCCGCTGCGGACGCGCGGACAAGGCCGTACTCCCATGGATGGCTCAACTGGACTGAATGATTGGAACGGCTGGATTGCTCGCGATCAACTGCCGTTGTCAATCAATCCGCCGGAGCATTTTGTAGCGTCGGCCAATGGTCGCCCCCATCCGTTGGGATATCCGCATTACTTGGGATGGATGTGGGACCCCAGCTACCGTACGCGGCGCATTAAGAACGTGTTGACCGAGGCCAAATCGCTCACCATCGAAACGATGAAGCCGATCCAATACGATCACTTCGACGGTGCCGCCAGCCAGTTTTTGCCGGCCATGTTGCCGGCTCTGAAAGATCGGTTAGATGCCAAGGCCAATCCGCAGTTGCTCGCGGCGGCAGCCGCTGCGCTCCGCGACTGGGATTACATGGCAGGGACCGATGCGATTGGTCCGACTATCTGGTTGCACTGGCTGGAAAAATATCGTGACAATGTTTGGCAGGATGAGTGGCCGGAATTGGGTATCGAGCCCCAAGGGGGATCGTGGGGGTTTTGCGGCGACAATCGCCGCGAGCCGATGTTGGAGGTGCTGGAGTACCTGACGCGTGAAATGCCCGAATCCGTTTGGTTTGATGATCGTCGAACTGCTGAGCGCGAGAATCGCGACATCATTCTGCGGCGCAGTTTTGTGGAGGCCGTAGAATCCTTGGCTGCCAGGTTCGGTACGGATCTCAACCAGTGGCAGTGGCAAAACATCAATGTGCTGAAAATAGAATCGCTGTCTGGAGTTGCTGATTTAAATGTTGATGGTGGGCCGGTGGTCGGCACCTCATTTACGCTTAACCCCGGCGGCAATGTTGGACACGTGGGCGGCGGTGCTTCCTGGCGAATGATCGTGGACTTCGGCAAAGTGAGCAGCAGTGTGGGCGTCTATCCGGGTGGCCAGAGTGAAGACCCGGCAAGTGCCCATTATGCTGATCAAGTCCCGTTGTGGGCCACCGGCCAGTACACGCCTCTCAACATGCACACGCGCCCCGCCGATTTGCCGGTTGCGGCTAAGACCAAAGTGATCTCATTTAAGTAA
- a CDS encoding acyl-CoA thioesterase II yields MKDTASLLEHLDVKPIGQWLFEGGSLDIGSPNVYGGQVLAQSLNAAYKTVDAARLAHSIHAYFFLRGNFQLPVTYQVEAIRDGRSFTTRDVKALQNDKVIFQSIISFQVKEPLSFEHQIRKPFLWRTPRWLPSNLDYYQIFKRFFPPKLKEWLSYDRPIEFKPVEVERYLFPKHRYKPRRHIWFRFLQTIPVTQPQAQQMLLYASDYNLLFTSLDPHSNATMGNVQAASIDHAMWFHRDIDISDWMLYQLDSPSSSNARGFTRGNIFSRRGVLVASAVQEGLIRPIKKQPKVTD; encoded by the coding sequence ATGAAAGACACGGCTTCTCTGCTGGAACATTTGGACGTCAAGCCGATCGGGCAGTGGCTGTTCGAGGGCGGCTCCCTAGACATTGGCAGTCCTAACGTCTATGGCGGGCAGGTTTTGGCACAGTCCCTGAACGCTGCTTACAAGACAGTCGATGCGGCCCGACTGGCACACTCGATTCACGCCTACTTTTTTCTGCGTGGAAACTTTCAGTTGCCGGTGACCTATCAGGTCGAAGCCATTCGCGACGGCCGCAGCTTCACAACTCGCGATGTCAAAGCGCTGCAAAACGACAAGGTCATTTTTCAGAGCATCATCTCATTTCAGGTCAAAGAGCCTCTGAGCTTTGAGCATCAGATCCGCAAGCCGTTTTTGTGGAGAACTCCTCGCTGGCTCCCCAGCAACTTGGACTACTATCAAATCTTCAAACGTTTTTTTCCACCCAAGTTGAAGGAATGGCTGTCCTATGATCGGCCCATAGAGTTCAAGCCAGTTGAGGTCGAGCGCTATTTATTTCCCAAGCACCGTTATAAGCCGCGACGGCACATCTGGTTTCGATTTTTGCAGACGATTCCCGTCACTCAGCCCCAAGCCCAGCAGATGTTGCTGTATGCTTCTGACTACAATTTGTTATTCACCTCACTGGATCCACATTCCAACGCTACGATGGGCAATGTGCAAGCAGCCAGTATTGACCACGCCATGTGGTTTCATCGCGACATCGATATTTCTGATTGGATGCTGTACCAACTAGATAGCCCCAGTTCCAGCAATGCTCGCGGATTCACTCGCGGCAACATCTTTTCGCGCCGCGGAGTGCTGGTCGCCTCTGCCGTTCAAGAAGGTCTTATTCGACCAATCAAGAAGCAACCCAAAGTGACAGATTAA
- a CDS encoding AIM24 family protein has translation MSDQRYTLASFLERTADQELNQGLFELESERMLDINLNGTVWIKMGSMIAYVGSVKFEREGILEQGVGNLIKKAMSGEGSRLTRATGQGSVFCADSGKKITILNLNNEAIFVNGNDLLAFETSLKYEIKIMKKLSAMLAGGLFNVRLQGTGMVAITTHYDPLTLPVTPQCPVITDPNATVMWTGNLTPEFKTDIQLKTMFGRGSGESLQLKFHGQGYVVVQPYEETYAARGS, from the coding sequence ATGAGCGACCAGCGTTACACTCTCGCGTCATTCTTGGAGCGAACGGCAGACCAGGAATTGAATCAGGGCCTGTTTGAATTGGAATCCGAGCGAATGCTCGATATCAATCTCAATGGCACAGTCTGGATCAAAATGGGGTCCATGATAGCGTACGTGGGCAGTGTAAAATTCGAACGAGAGGGAATCCTCGAGCAGGGTGTTGGGAACCTCATTAAAAAAGCAATGTCCGGTGAAGGTAGTCGATTGACTCGTGCCACAGGCCAGGGCTCTGTGTTCTGCGCGGACAGCGGCAAGAAAATCACGATCTTAAATTTGAACAATGAAGCCATCTTCGTAAACGGCAATGATCTATTGGCCTTTGAGACATCGTTGAAGTACGAGATCAAAATAATGAAGAAACTCTCGGCGATGTTAGCTGGCGGACTATTCAACGTGCGCTTGCAAGGCACAGGGATGGTAGCTATCACGACACACTACGATCCCCTGACATTGCCTGTAACGCCGCAATGCCCTGTCATTACAGACCCAAACGCTACTGTCATGTGGACCGGCAATCTGACTCCAGAATTCAAAACCGACATCCAGCTCAAAACCATGTTCGGCCGAGGCTCTGGAGAGTCACTTCAATTGAAGTTTCACGGCCAAGGCTACGTGGTGGTGCAACCATACGAAGAAACGTACGCAGCAAGAGGCAGTTAG
- a CDS encoding c-type cytochrome, whose amino-acid sequence MSVLLMVHAENRWRFMSERPIAGCQFVVCIVVGVLASWLRSTALAQDGNQAAGDGTTNISAFERPFDVPAMTQLADGLPPFSYRDVGGQIPNYLPSSQWGTQGEPLSKMQEPLSPDQAIKHLVTPQGFRVELFAAEPDLQGKPICMAWDERGRLWVAETYDYPNELQPPGLGRDRIRICTDTDGDGRADRFTVFAEGLSIPTSIAFSRGGVIVQNGTETLLLKDTNGDDVADLRQTLITGWALGDTHGGVSNFRYGLDNHLWAMQGYNASQPVALGQPQQSFRMGFFRMRTDGSQVEFIRSTNNNTWGLGISEQGFIFGSTANGCPSVFMPIPNRYYERVRGWAPELTLSSIADSNRFLPITDKVRQVDHFGGYTAAAGHALYTARQYPQQYWNRVAFVAEPTGHLVAAFVLSHDGSGFKSTNPFNLLASDDEWSSPIMAEVGPDGNVWVLDWYNYIVQHNPTPKGFQTGKGNAYESQLRDKRHGRIYRIVHEAAQPLPPVDLALSTANELVAALRHSVMLVRLHAQRLLVERGKADVVDQLVGLLNNQSVDAIGLNVGAIHALWVLHGLGQIQDSQPAVITAVHKALEHPSPAVVGNAVQVLPHSQVSVSALLAVGLHVAPNLNVRLSALLALADLPAGDSAARAIMEALSQPDALTDRLLIEAAISAAANSSTQFLTAVTSVDDVSPALIQVARKVATHEARGEETEYLSGLLKSLAQAPPDIVHAIFEGMADGWPESKQFSLSAQQEQDLLRLLERSPTASRLVILRLARAWGSQWLADYSQQTAAELLGTLLNEQQGDQSRIEAAGQVLQLVPDSGHAVGQILDAIGPRNTPELSSGLIAALRNSSAADLGQQLVRRLPRLPPSAKREAIGLMMSRPALTAMLLESIGQGQLALMELALDQRQALAVHPDALVRAQAKRLLSSDGALPNLDRQQVLEELAYVAQQKGDPIHGQVIFKQHCSKCHQHGGQGVAVGPDLSGMAVHPKEELLMHILDPSRSVEGNFRAYTLLTTDGRVLTGMLAAETRTTLELYDAEGKRNVVLREDIEQLIASPKSLMPDGFEKSLRPDELRDLLEFLTQRGRFIPLDISKVATVASDRGMFLHSDGPERMLFDDWSPKTFHGVPFNLVVPRDGQVLNAILLHSKAGSMVRRMPRNVSIPCSGSVKAIHMLGGVAGWAHPLGKFEEVAMVVRLTYADGQVEEHPLLNGIHIADYVRRVDVPGSEFAFDLSGRQLRYLAIQPARPESVVKIDLVTGSGSLAPLVMAITVETGAGPP is encoded by the coding sequence ATGTCGGTGTTGTTGATGGTCCACGCTGAAAATCGGTGGCGATTCATGTCTGAGCGGCCTATTGCTGGCTGCCAATTCGTTGTTTGCATCGTGGTTGGCGTATTGGCTAGTTGGTTGCGAAGCACGGCACTAGCCCAGGATGGAAATCAAGCCGCCGGTGATGGCACAACGAACATTTCAGCCTTTGAGCGTCCGTTTGATGTTCCGGCGATGACGCAATTGGCCGACGGCTTGCCGCCTTTCAGCTATCGTGATGTCGGTGGTCAAATTCCTAACTATTTGCCTTCGTCGCAGTGGGGTACGCAAGGAGAGCCGCTGTCGAAGATGCAGGAGCCTCTGTCGCCTGACCAGGCAATCAAACATTTGGTGACTCCACAAGGCTTTCGGGTGGAGCTGTTTGCTGCCGAGCCCGATCTGCAGGGCAAGCCGATCTGCATGGCCTGGGACGAGCGCGGGCGCTTGTGGGTTGCAGAGACGTACGACTATCCCAACGAATTGCAGCCGCCCGGTCTAGGCCGTGATCGTATTCGGATTTGCACCGATACCGATGGCGACGGCCGAGCGGACCGCTTTACAGTTTTCGCTGAAGGTCTGAGCATTCCCACCAGCATTGCGTTCTCGCGTGGTGGTGTCATCGTGCAAAACGGTACTGAAACGCTACTGCTGAAAGACACCAATGGCGACGATGTTGCCGACCTACGCCAGACGTTGATTACCGGCTGGGCTCTAGGCGATACGCATGGTGGAGTGAGCAATTTTCGATACGGCTTAGACAACCACTTATGGGCCATGCAGGGTTACAACGCTTCACAACCGGTCGCGCTGGGACAGCCACAGCAGTCGTTTCGGATGGGATTCTTCCGCATGCGTACCGATGGTAGTCAAGTCGAATTTATCCGCTCAACCAACAATAACACCTGGGGGTTAGGGATCAGCGAGCAGGGGTTCATCTTCGGTTCGACCGCCAACGGCTGCCCCAGCGTGTTCATGCCAATTCCCAATCGCTATTACGAACGTGTGCGGGGCTGGGCGCCGGAGCTGACCTTGTCTTCCATCGCCGATTCGAATCGTTTTTTGCCAATCACTGACAAAGTACGACAGGTTGATCACTTTGGTGGCTACACGGCTGCGGCAGGTCACGCGCTGTATACCGCCCGGCAGTATCCACAGCAATATTGGAACCGTGTGGCCTTTGTCGCCGAACCGACCGGGCACTTGGTTGCCGCTTTTGTGTTATCGCATGATGGTAGTGGATTCAAATCGACCAATCCATTTAATCTGTTAGCTAGCGATGACGAGTGGTCATCTCCCATCATGGCCGAAGTTGGCCCCGACGGCAACGTTTGGGTGTTGGATTGGTACAACTATATTGTGCAGCACAATCCAACCCCCAAAGGCTTCCAAACCGGCAAGGGAAACGCCTACGAAAGTCAACTGCGCGACAAACGTCATGGTCGTATCTACCGAATTGTGCATGAAGCTGCCCAGCCATTACCGCCTGTGGATCTCGCACTCAGTACCGCCAATGAATTAGTGGCAGCGCTGCGGCATTCGGTAATGCTCGTGCGCCTGCATGCTCAGCGGCTGTTGGTCGAGCGCGGTAAGGCGGATGTAGTCGATCAGCTTGTTGGGCTACTGAACAACCAGTCCGTGGACGCCATCGGGCTCAATGTGGGGGCTATTCACGCGTTGTGGGTGCTACATGGTTTAGGGCAGATTCAGGATTCTCAACCGGCGGTCATCACCGCTGTGCATAAAGCGCTGGAGCATCCTTCGCCGGCAGTTGTTGGCAATGCAGTTCAGGTACTGCCGCACAGCCAAGTCTCGGTGTCGGCGCTGCTGGCAGTTGGATTGCACGTGGCCCCCAATCTTAACGTTCGATTGTCGGCGCTGCTGGCGCTAGCTGACTTGCCGGCCGGCGATTCAGCGGCACGGGCGATCATGGAAGCACTGTCACAACCGGATGCACTGACTGATCGACTACTCATCGAAGCCGCAATCAGTGCTGCCGCAAATTCAAGCACTCAGTTCTTGACAGCCGTCACTTCAGTAGATGACGTTTCGCCCGCCTTGATCCAGGTTGCTCGAAAGGTGGCCACTCATGAAGCTCGCGGTGAAGAAACCGAATATTTGTCCGGTTTGTTAAAATCGCTGGCACAGGCTCCGCCAGACATCGTCCACGCGATCTTTGAAGGGATGGCGGATGGTTGGCCTGAGAGCAAGCAATTCAGCTTGTCTGCCCAGCAGGAGCAAGACCTGTTGAGATTGCTGGAGCGATCTCCTACCGCCAGTCGCTTGGTCATTTTGCGGTTGGCGCGAGCCTGGGGCAGCCAGTGGCTGGCTGACTACAGTCAGCAGACAGCCGCCGAACTGCTGGGGACTCTGCTAAACGAGCAGCAGGGTGACCAAAGCCGGATCGAGGCGGCAGGTCAAGTCCTCCAGCTTGTACCGGACAGTGGCCATGCAGTGGGACAAATTTTGGATGCGATCGGTCCGCGCAATACACCGGAATTGTCCAGCGGATTGATCGCTGCCTTGCGAAACAGCAGCGCCGCCGATTTGGGCCAGCAGCTTGTCAGGCGATTGCCCAGGTTGCCCCCATCGGCCAAGCGTGAAGCGATCGGCTTGATGATGTCCCGGCCTGCGCTGACCGCTATGCTATTAGAGAGCATTGGACAGGGGCAATTGGCGCTCATGGAATTGGCTCTCGACCAGCGGCAAGCGCTGGCTGTGCATCCCGATGCACTAGTGCGTGCACAGGCTAAGCGCCTGCTGTCATCCGACGGAGCGCTACCCAATCTTGATCGGCAGCAAGTGTTGGAGGAGTTGGCATACGTCGCACAACAAAAAGGTGATCCGATCCATGGCCAAGTGATCTTCAAGCAACATTGTTCCAAATGCCATCAACACGGTGGACAGGGAGTAGCCGTTGGTCCCGATTTGTCCGGCATGGCCGTGCATCCCAAAGAAGAGTTGCTGATGCACATATTGGACCCCAGCCGTAGCGTTGAAGGCAACTTCAGAGCATACACGCTGCTGACCACAGACGGCCGCGTGCTGACCGGTATGTTGGCCGCTGAAACGCGTACCACGCTTGAACTGTACGACGCTGAGGGCAAGAGAAATGTGGTGTTGCGTGAGGACATCGAGCAACTGATAGCTTCGCCCAAATCGCTGATGCCAGACGGTTTTGAGAAGTCATTGCGTCCCGACGAGCTGCGCGATTTATTAGAGTTTTTGACACAGCGTGGTCGGTTCATTCCATTGGACATTAGCAAAGTAGCAACCGTAGCCAGCGATCGCGGCATGTTCCTCCACAGCGATGGTCCAGAGCGAATGTTGTTCGACGATTGGTCGCCGAAAACATTTCACGGCGTGCCATTCAATTTAGTAGTGCCCAGGGATGGCCAAGTACTCAATGCAATATTGTTGCACAGTAAGGCTGGTTCCATGGTGCGGCGCATGCCTCGCAACGTGTCGATTCCATGCAGTGGATCGGTCAAGGCGATTCACATGTTGGGCGGCGTTGCCGGATGGGCGCATCCTCTTGGTAAATTTGAAGAAGTAGCGATGGTTGTGCGACTAACCTACGCCGACGGTCAGGTGGAAGAGCACCCCCTATTAAACGGTATTCATATTGCGGATTACGTTCGTCGGGTAGATGTTCCTGGGTCTGAATTTGCGTTTGATTTGTCGGGTCGGCAGTTGCGCTATCTAGCCATTCAACCAGCGCGGCCAGAGTCGGTGGTGAAAATCGACTTGGTCACAGGCAGCGGTAGTTTGGCACCACTGGTCATGGCCATTACCGTAGAAACTGGTGCAGGACCGCCGTAA
- a CDS encoding MMPL family transporter, translated as MVVLFTLNGVWKALRDGSNRIEDWLPRGFQESLELEWFRSQFGGDSFLMISWQGCEIAPNANAESTTSRFADLLRKSGVEAGQPAFFSQVFTGDDALRMLAKQAVGIDRQEAIKRLGGWMIGRDGKSSCIVTVLSDAGLQHDRAAIEAVYEAAAQTGDAALLSTENLHVAGPAIEALEIERSSHRFLLPLNLACYAVCAILMLFTFRSRAVTCLVLANAIASQLLLLAVVGYSPWCRLDSIMLIAPSLIFVLSVSAAVHLVNYYRDAVLAVGLERAAWEATRSAAAPTLFASLTTAVGLLSLTVSMLVPIRNFGIYSAVGVLLSLGLSATLPWQLRALVPAGWASQPSSQGWWMPRSDKVVQGVVRYRWLILSVGWIVFMMGSWGVTQLQAMIRIHDFFLPKSKLVEDYAWLQQTIGPLAPIEIVAKIPQVASPTLLDQLRAVERIQQTVAADTSIHATASAVNFAPPLQSFKRTSLRGVAHRTLLNERMADIHQDFIDAGFLRMTLDQYLWRISARVFSSDEVDYARLIGNLKSELATLTQLFAEDGLSGVEFTITGGVPVMQKAQDQMLDDLINSFLCSTVLITCSMICLFTAWAVVEPGFWSRPLRCWSACVLSGLLAMIPNLLPVVVVFGAIGMMGVTVGVGSMLTATVAMGIAVDDTLHFLTWYHRSRRMCNSRQDSVVFALTRCARAMSQTTAIFVFGLAVFTLSPYLPTARYAGIMCSMLSIALVADLIVLPALLLSPVGRVFDLGHERRAVSDTQRPEICP; from the coding sequence ATGGTGGTCCTGTTCACTCTGAACGGCGTGTGGAAAGCCTTGCGAGACGGTAGCAATCGGATTGAAGATTGGCTGCCGCGCGGCTTTCAGGAGTCGCTGGAACTGGAGTGGTTTCGATCGCAATTCGGAGGTGACTCATTCCTGATGATTAGCTGGCAAGGTTGTGAGATTGCACCGAATGCAAACGCCGAATCGACCACTAGCCGATTTGCAGATCTACTCCGCAAGAGCGGTGTCGAAGCGGGGCAACCGGCCTTTTTTTCACAGGTGTTTACAGGCGATGACGCTCTGCGAATGCTGGCGAAACAGGCTGTCGGAATTGACCGTCAGGAGGCCATCAAGCGGTTAGGCGGTTGGATGATTGGACGCGATGGCAAATCTTCGTGTATTGTGACCGTGTTGTCTGACGCGGGACTACAACATGACCGAGCTGCGATAGAAGCCGTTTATGAGGCGGCCGCACAGACCGGTGACGCAGCGCTACTGTCTACTGAAAACCTGCATGTTGCCGGCCCGGCCATTGAAGCCCTGGAGATCGAAAGGTCAAGTCATCGATTCTTGTTACCCTTAAATTTGGCATGCTACGCGGTGTGTGCAATTCTGATGCTGTTCACCTTTCGCAGTCGGGCCGTGACTTGTTTGGTGTTAGCCAATGCGATCGCTAGTCAATTATTGTTGTTGGCCGTCGTGGGCTACTCGCCATGGTGCAGGTTGGATTCGATCATGCTCATTGCACCGTCACTGATTTTCGTGCTCAGCGTATCGGCTGCCGTGCACTTGGTGAACTACTATCGCGATGCGGTGCTAGCTGTCGGTCTGGAGCGCGCCGCCTGGGAAGCAACCCGCTCTGCGGCCGCCCCTACTCTATTCGCTTCGCTTACGACCGCTGTAGGCTTGCTTTCACTGACGGTCAGTATGCTCGTTCCCATCCGAAATTTTGGAATCTATTCTGCTGTTGGCGTGCTGCTTAGTCTAGGATTATCGGCCACTCTACCTTGGCAGCTCAGAGCACTCGTCCCGGCGGGCTGGGCGAGTCAACCTAGCAGCCAAGGCTGGTGGATGCCCCGCAGTGACAAGGTAGTGCAAGGAGTCGTTCGATACCGTTGGCTCATTCTGTCTGTGGGATGGATCGTGTTCATGATGGGTTCGTGGGGAGTCACCCAACTGCAAGCGATGATCCGCATTCATGATTTCTTTCTTCCGAAATCCAAGTTGGTCGAAGACTATGCGTGGCTACAGCAAACCATTGGACCGTTGGCGCCCATTGAGATCGTAGCCAAGATACCGCAAGTTGCGTCGCCCACGCTACTGGATCAGTTACGAGCGGTAGAAAGAATTCAGCAGACGGTGGCTGCGGATACCAGCATCCACGCCACAGCCTCGGCCGTCAATTTTGCACCGCCGCTGCAGTCATTCAAAAGGACCAGCTTACGCGGCGTCGCCCACCGCACTTTGCTGAACGAACGCATGGCAGATATCCACCAGGATTTTATCGATGCTGGCTTCCTGAGAATGACCCTCGATCAGTACTTGTGGAGGATCAGCGCCCGCGTATTTTCGTCTGACGAAGTCGATTACGCCAGGCTGATCGGAAATCTTAAGTCAGAACTCGCCACACTGACTCAACTGTTTGCAGAAGATGGCTTGTCGGGTGTTGAGTTCACGATCACCGGAGGTGTTCCGGTAATGCAAAAAGCGCAGGATCAAATGCTTGACGATTTGATCAATAGTTTTTTGTGTTCGACGGTGTTGATTACGTGTTCTATGATCTGCCTGTTCACCGCTTGGGCTGTTGTAGAACCTGGCTTTTGGAGTAGGCCGCTTCGATGTTGGTCAGCCTGCGTTTTGTCTGGACTACTAGCGATGATTCCCAATCTACTGCCGGTCGTCGTGGTCTTTGGGGCGATCGGCATGATGGGAGTCACAGTGGGCGTGGGATCCATGTTGACCGCCACCGTCGCGATGGGCATCGCCGTCGACGACACGTTGCACTTTCTTACCTGGTACCATCGTTCGCGCAGAATGTGCAACAGCCGACAGGATTCGGTGGTGTTCGCCTTGACGCGCTGTGCGCGGGCGATGAGCCAGACCACGGCCATCTTCGTCTTTGGGCTGGCGGTCTTTACACTTAGCCCCTATTTGCCGACGGCGCGTTATGCCGGCATCATGTGTTCGATGCTGTCTATCGCACTGGTTGCCGATTTAATCGTGCTGCCGGCTCTACTATTGAGCCCGGTGGGGCGAGTATTCGACTTGGGACATGAACGCCGTGCAGTTTCAGATACTCAACGGCCCGAGATTTGCCCATAA